A genomic segment from Pediococcus acidilactici encodes:
- the gatA gene encoding Asp-tRNA(Asn)/Glu-tRNA(Gln) amidotransferase subunit GatA, which translates to MKFFDITVTELHQKLVDRELTVTELVSQMLDQIEADQAVLNDFVTINRDEALKQAQAIDEKGVDPDNLWAGIPIAVKDNIVTKGLKTTASSKMLSNFTPIYDATVIERLKANDVIVIGKTNLDEFAMGGSTETSFYGTTRNPWDHTKVPGGSSGGSATTVAAGNSIAALGSDTGGSIRQPASYTGIVGVKPTYGRISRYGLIAFGSSLDQIGPMTRTVKDNAALLNIIAGMDERDLTSSDKEVPDFTAKIGQDIKGMKIALPKEYLGKGINEDVKATIKQAVQTLTDLGATVEEVSLPRSNYGVAAYYIIGSSEASSNLQRFDGIRYGYRADDVKNLEDVYVKSRSEGFGDEVKRRIMLGTYALSAGSYDAFFKKAAQVRTLIIDDFNKVFENYDLIIGPTAPTPAYKIGAEVDDPTTMYMNDVLTIPVNLAGLPAMSLPAGFSEGMPVGLQMIAKPFDEQTMYQAGAAFEAATNFYQKHPETEDK; encoded by the coding sequence ATGAAGTTTTTTGATATTACGGTGACCGAACTCCATCAAAAATTGGTAGATCGTGAATTGACCGTTACGGAGTTGGTATCCCAAATGTTAGACCAAATCGAGGCTGACCAAGCGGTCTTAAACGACTTTGTTACCATTAACCGCGACGAAGCTTTAAAGCAAGCACAGGCAATTGACGAAAAGGGCGTTGACCCGGACAACTTGTGGGCAGGAATTCCAATTGCCGTTAAGGATAATATCGTTACTAAGGGCTTAAAAACGACCGCTTCTTCAAAAATGTTGAGCAATTTTACACCTATTTACGACGCGACGGTAATTGAACGTTTAAAGGCTAACGACGTGATCGTCATTGGAAAAACTAACCTAGACGAATTTGCGATGGGTGGTTCAACAGAAACGTCCTTCTACGGCACGACTCGGAACCCGTGGGATCACACCAAGGTTCCCGGTGGTTCTTCTGGTGGTTCAGCAACCACGGTTGCGGCTGGTAATTCGATTGCCGCGCTTGGTTCAGATACTGGGGGCTCCATTCGCCAACCAGCTTCCTATACCGGAATTGTTGGGGTAAAACCAACGTACGGTCGGATTTCGCGTTACGGATTGATTGCATTTGGTTCAAGTTTAGACCAAATCGGTCCGATGACGAGAACGGTTAAGGATAACGCAGCCTTATTGAACATCATTGCTGGAATGGACGAACGGGACCTTACCAGTTCGGACAAGGAAGTTCCCGATTTCACGGCTAAGATTGGACAAGACATTAAAGGGATGAAGATTGCCCTTCCTAAAGAGTACCTTGGCAAGGGAATTAATGAAGACGTTAAGGCAACCATCAAGCAAGCCGTTCAAACGTTAACTGATTTAGGGGCAACGGTCGAAGAAGTTTCCCTACCACGGAGCAACTATGGTGTGGCAGCTTACTACATCATTGGTTCGTCAGAAGCTTCTTCCAACTTGCAACGTTTTGATGGGATTCGCTATGGTTACCGGGCGGACGACGTAAAGAACCTAGAAGACGTTTACGTAAAATCTCGTTCCGAAGGATTTGGCGACGAAGTTAAGCGCCGAATCATGTTAGGAACTTACGCACTTTCAGCTGGATCATACGATGCATTCTTCAAGAAGGCTGCCCAAGTGCGGACTTTAATCATCGACGACTTCAATAAAGTTTTCGAAAATTACGACTTAATCATTGGACCAACTGCACCAACTCCAGCTTATAAAATTGGTGCGGAAGTTGATGACCCAACGACCATGTACATGAACGACGTGTTGACGATCCCAGTTAACTTAGCGGGATTGCCAGCAATGTCATTACCAGCAGGCTTCAGCGAAGGGATGCCGGTTGGTTTACAAATGATTGCTAAACCATTTGATGAACAAACTATGTATCAAGCAGGGGCTGCTTTTGAAGCGGCAACTAATTTTTACCAAAAACACCCTGAAACGGAGGACAAATAA
- the gatC gene encoding Asp-tRNA(Asn)/Glu-tRNA(Gln) amidotransferase subunit GatC, with the protein MTVENNITKNDVAHVATLAKLKLDDAQLEKFTNQFEDIIDLVEQLDEVDTTNVEPTFNVTDQLNRMREDQAVRSGDKDALLNNAPDTEDGFIRVPAILDESEEA; encoded by the coding sequence ATGACAGTTGAAAATAACATTACCAAAAACGACGTAGCACACGTAGCTACGTTGGCTAAATTAAAATTAGATGATGCCCAATTAGAAAAGTTTACAAACCAATTCGAAGACATCATCGACCTAGTTGAACAATTAGACGAAGTCGATACGACTAATGTGGAACCAACGTTCAACGTAACTGATCAATTGAACCGGATGCGCGAAGACCAAGCCGTTCGTTCAGGAGATAAGGATGCACTCTTAAATAACGCACCCGATACTGAAGACGGGTTCATTCGGGTTCCCGCAATTCTTGATGAAAGTGAGGAAGCATAA
- a CDS encoding CamS family sex pheromone protein: MKVTKKISLLVATLLLGVGLSACGGLNNSSMSSATNNVTGEKNKKTTYQTTGSSSGQYAGVIKNGKYVVSKSRGLTADQNGNINNTKSFETGLQDVSKEVFAPSKYVFQEGQYLSSDTVQSWLDRKSKKNPDGLNPEDNGSKDPDKRNPIYLQALEEQDYMQKSGNSMKLKGVTIGLAMNTVDYYQKKQYGAEYETKISDAEIKEQSTRIAKEVLQRLRKKDEFKDIPIVIAVYKQASNDSLTGGTFIRYSNNQGNQLASWKNLDYKNVVYPIGDNESTPNNNDSTAFDNFKTQVESFFPNLSGITAKARYKGDSMQGMSVTITTQFYSETEINSFTQFVSTQAEKYLPSGVNIDITIRSSDDVQSFLSRSSKEKTFTSHVFTSY, encoded by the coding sequence ATGAAAGTAACTAAAAAAATCAGTTTATTAGTTGCCACGTTATTACTCGGAGTCGGTTTGTCGGCTTGTGGGGGGTTGAATAACTCTTCCATGTCGTCGGCAACCAATAACGTGACCGGTGAAAAAAATAAAAAGACAACTTATCAAACCACGGGCTCTTCTTCCGGACAGTACGCCGGGGTGATTAAAAACGGGAAGTACGTGGTCAGCAAGTCCCGGGGATTAACTGCGGACCAAAATGGCAATATAAACAACACCAAGAGTTTTGAAACTGGACTGCAAGACGTTTCTAAAGAAGTTTTCGCGCCATCTAAATACGTCTTCCAAGAGGGGCAATACCTCAGCTCGGACACGGTACAAAGTTGGTTAGACCGGAAGTCCAAGAAAAACCCTGATGGCCTCAACCCGGAGGATAATGGTTCTAAGGACCCTGATAAGCGAAACCCGATTTATTTGCAAGCTCTTGAAGAACAGGACTACATGCAAAAATCAGGTAACTCCATGAAATTAAAGGGTGTAACAATTGGGTTGGCAATGAACACGGTCGATTATTACCAAAAGAAACAGTACGGTGCGGAATATGAAACCAAGATTTCGGATGCCGAAATTAAGGAACAAAGTACACGAATTGCTAAAGAAGTGTTACAACGATTGCGGAAGAAAGACGAATTCAAGGATATTCCAATCGTGATTGCCGTTTATAAACAAGCCTCTAATGATAGTTTGACCGGGGGAACCTTTATCCGGTATTCTAATAATCAGGGCAATCAGTTAGCTAGTTGGAAAAACTTAGACTACAAGAACGTGGTTTACCCAATTGGGGATAACGAAAGTACCCCTAATAATAACGATTCGACTGCTTTTGATAATTTCAAAACCCAAGTGGAAAGTTTCTTCCCTAACTTGAGTGGAATTACCGCGAAGGCTCGTTACAAAGGGGATTCGATGCAGGGAATGAGTGTGACGATTACCACTCAATTCTATAGTGAGACGGAAATCAACAGTTTCACGCAATTTGTTTCGACCCAGGCGGAGAAATATTTACCAAGTGGGGTAAATATCGACATTACGATTCGTTCGAGTGACGACGTCCAAAGTTTCTTATCCCGTTCATCGAAGGAAAAGACCTTTACCTCGCACGTCTTTACAAGCTATTAA
- the pcrA gene encoding DNA helicase PcrA, translated as MPENNLLKGLNDMQQQAVQTTEGPLLIMAGAGSGKTRVLTHRVAYLIEEKDVNPWNILAITFTNKAAREMRERVANLLGDVASEIWVSTFHALCVRILRRDIEQIGYNRAFSIADPSEQRTLIKHVLADLNYDPKVYDPRSVLGKISNAKNDLMTPADYQENASNPHDEAIGKIYDEYQRRLKANQALDFDDLIMQTIRLFEQSPETLQFYQNKFHYIHVDEYQDTNQAQYQLVTMLAKGFRNLCVVGDSDQSIYGWRGADMQNILNFESDYPDAHTVMLEQNYRSTQNILNAANDVIANNVERKPKQLWTDNAEGAKISYYRGQTGNDEVHFIVQQIRKQIEENNFDYGDFAILYRTNAQSRLIEDTFVKANIPYTMVGGHKFYDRKEIRDVLSYLTLIANEEDSMSFERVINEPKRGIGATSMAKLQAFADENSWSLLQAARNVQIANGIARRTRNAIEDFAKTIDALRKSAEFLSITELTETLLDKTGYRAALEQTRTMEAEARLENINEFLTVTKQFDEQNDAEGAEVADENGDNVRLVDFLADLALVSDQDDVEEEPSAVTLMTLHAAKGLEFPVVFLVGMEEGVFPLSRAATDPDELEEERRLAYVGITRAQKKLYLTNAYSRMLYGRTQTNPASRFIGEISAEYLQNENEQVPSFSSGNKSKYPFDRERNARATASVYGNQRAKAVTNQGTGAEKVSWAAGDKVQHKAWGIGTVVKVSGTGEDVELDIAFKDQGIKRLLAAFAPIKRVTK; from the coding sequence TTGCCTGAAAATAATTTATTAAAAGGTCTAAATGATATGCAACAGCAAGCCGTCCAAACAACGGAAGGACCGTTGCTAATCATGGCGGGTGCTGGTAGTGGAAAGACGCGGGTGTTAACGCACCGGGTGGCCTATTTAATTGAAGAAAAGGACGTAAATCCTTGGAATATTTTGGCCATCACCTTTACCAACAAGGCGGCTCGCGAGATGCGTGAACGGGTTGCTAATTTGTTGGGCGACGTGGCATCTGAAATTTGGGTTTCCACTTTTCACGCGTTATGTGTCCGGATTTTACGGCGCGATATTGAGCAAATCGGGTATAACCGGGCTTTTTCAATCGCCGATCCTAGTGAACAACGGACGTTAATTAAGCACGTACTTGCGGATTTAAACTATGATCCGAAAGTATACGATCCGCGTTCGGTCTTGGGAAAGATTTCTAACGCTAAAAATGATTTAATGACTCCGGCGGATTACCAAGAAAATGCAAGTAACCCGCATGATGAAGCGATTGGAAAAATTTATGACGAATACCAACGGCGCTTAAAAGCTAACCAAGCGTTAGATTTTGACGACTTAATTATGCAAACGATTCGGTTGTTTGAGCAAAGCCCCGAAACGTTGCAATTTTACCAAAATAAATTCCATTATATTCACGTGGATGAATACCAGGATACCAACCAAGCGCAATATCAATTGGTTACCATGCTGGCTAAGGGCTTCCGAAACCTATGCGTAGTGGGGGATTCTGACCAAAGTATTTACGGTTGGCGGGGTGCCGACATGCAAAATATTTTGAATTTTGAATCCGATTATCCCGACGCCCACACGGTTATGTTGGAACAAAATTATCGTTCTACCCAAAACATTTTGAACGCGGCTAACGACGTGATCGCTAACAACGTGGAGCGCAAACCTAAGCAACTATGGACGGATAATGCCGAAGGGGCCAAAATTTCGTACTATCGGGGGCAAACCGGCAATGACGAAGTCCATTTCATTGTCCAACAGATTCGCAAGCAAATTGAAGAAAATAATTTTGATTATGGCGATTTTGCGATCCTATACCGGACGAATGCCCAATCTCGGTTAATTGAAGATACCTTCGTGAAGGCCAACATTCCTTATACCATGGTCGGCGGACATAAGTTCTACGATCGCAAGGAAATTCGGGACGTTTTAAGTTACCTCACGTTGATTGCTAACGAAGAGGATTCCATGAGTTTTGAACGGGTAATCAACGAGCCTAAACGGGGAATTGGCGCAACTTCAATGGCTAAGCTACAGGCGTTTGCGGACGAAAATAGTTGGTCGCTTTTACAGGCGGCGCGTAACGTCCAAATTGCGAACGGGATTGCCCGACGTACTCGGAACGCGATTGAGGATTTTGCCAAGACAATCGATGCTTTGCGGAAATCGGCTGAATTTCTTTCAATTACGGAATTGACGGAAACTTTACTAGATAAGACCGGCTACCGCGCGGCCTTGGAACAAACCCGGACCATGGAAGCGGAAGCACGCTTAGAAAATATCAATGAATTCCTGACGGTAACCAAGCAATTTGACGAACAAAACGATGCGGAAGGGGCCGAAGTTGCCGACGAAAACGGCGATAACGTACGGTTGGTGGACTTTTTAGCCGACCTTGCCTTAGTTTCTGACCAAGACGACGTTGAAGAAGAACCGTCGGCAGTAACGTTGATGACCTTGCACGCTGCGAAGGGACTCGAATTCCCCGTAGTCTTCTTAGTGGGAATGGAAGAAGGCGTTTTTCCATTATCAAGGGCGGCTACCGATCCTGACGAACTGGAAGAAGAACGCCGGTTGGCTTACGTGGGGATTACCCGCGCACAAAAGAAGTTATACTTAACGAACGCCTATTCCCGAATGTTATACGGGCGGACGCAGACTAACCCAGCCTCCCGCTTTATTGGAGAAATTAGTGCAGAGTACTTGCAAAACGAAAACGAACAGGTCCCAAGCTTCAGCTCTGGTAATAAAAGCAAGTATCCGTTTGATCGGGAACGAAATGCCCGCGCGACGGCCAGTGTTTATGGTAATCAGCGTGCTAAGGCAGTTACCAACCAAGGAACTGGCGCAGAAAAGGTTAGTTGGGCAGCTGGTGACAAAGTACAACATAAAGCTTGGGGCATTGGTACGGTAGTCAAAGTTTCTGGAACTGGCGAAGATGTAGAATTAGACATCGCCTTTAAGGATCAGGGAATTAAACGACTATTAGCGGCCTTTGCACCGATTAAGCGGGTCACTAAGTAG
- a CDS encoding ATP-grasp domain-containing protein, producing the protein MENEVITSKKIIYPGDMIGIIGEGRSCVQLVTTAKSMGFKVSVYVTSEQNEVVHYADKSFVGSLNDGEKLQRFAERCKIVMYESEMVDIKIIKYLQQFVSIPQGTQLLELNQDRIIEKATMEQLGIKTAPYVTIVDLDDLYESVNEIGYPGILQPILKDPLNEQSLLLESEIDVPKAAPLLERGTYLLQSWPDTGREVALSVVKGQNHRQKMFPMVENIYQNHHLKETRVPVEIDPRIQNNLLEQATKIANSIEYVGVFSIVFYVQDGEIYLKRLIPGIHRSQNIFNLASNTTVYEETLRALSGMVISDIRLQVPTIMLNVAEPQMQKIKTQWLIKDNWHFHFYPQVSEHKDENHVGYVLADGDNVKQIQEQIDNTDVW; encoded by the coding sequence GTGGAAAATGAGGTAATTACTTCGAAGAAGATTATTTATCCAGGCGATATGATTGGAATTATCGGTGAGGGACGCTCTTGTGTTCAATTAGTGACAACCGCCAAGTCGATGGGCTTTAAGGTTTCCGTTTACGTTACCTCAGAGCAAAACGAGGTGGTACATTATGCCGATAAGAGTTTTGTGGGAAGTTTAAACGATGGGGAAAAACTACAGCGATTTGCGGAACGTTGCAAGATTGTGATGTACGAATCTGAAATGGTTGATATTAAGATTATTAAGTACTTGCAACAGTTTGTTTCCATTCCCCAAGGGACCCAACTATTAGAACTTAACCAAGATCGAATCATTGAAAAGGCCACGATGGAACAACTCGGGATTAAGACGGCCCCGTACGTGACGATCGTCGACTTAGATGATTTATACGAGTCGGTGAACGAAATTGGCTATCCGGGAATTCTACAACCAATCTTAAAGGATCCGTTAAACGAACAAAGTTTACTATTAGAAAGTGAAATTGACGTCCCTAAAGCGGCTCCGTTGCTAGAACGTGGAACCTATTTGCTCCAATCATGGCCGGACACTGGTCGCGAAGTTGCGCTAAGCGTAGTAAAGGGCCAAAATCACCGGCAAAAGATGTTCCCAATGGTGGAAAACATTTACCAAAACCACCACTTGAAAGAAACTCGGGTTCCGGTAGAGATTGATCCGCGGATTCAAAATAACCTACTAGAACAAGCAACCAAGATTGCCAATTCGATTGAATACGTGGGAGTCTTCTCCATTGTGTTCTACGTCCAAGATGGAGAAATTTACTTAAAACGGTTGATTCCTGGAATTCACCGTTCCCAAAATATCTTTAACCTGGCTTCGAATACGACGGTATACGAGGAAACTTTGCGGGCCCTTAGCGGCATGGTAATTAGTGATATTCGGCTCCAAGTGCCGACCATTATGTTAAACGTTGCTGAACCGCAAATGCAAAAAATTAAAACTCAGTGGTTAATCAAGGACAATTGGCACTTCCATTTTTATCCACAAGTTAGTGAACATAAGGACGAAAATCACGTGGGCTACGTGTTGGCGGATGGCGACAACGTCAAGCAAATTCAAGAACAAATTGATAATACAGATGTTTGGTAA
- a CDS encoding xanthine phosphoribosyltransferase, whose amino-acid sequence MKLLEDKIRSEGIVLPHNVLKVDGFLNHQVDPQLMYEIGKEFARLFKDQKVTKILTVESSGIAPAVMTGLAMDVPVIFARKHKSLTLKDDLYTASVYSYTKQTSNQISISKRFIDSSDRVLIIDDFLANGQAVSGLFDIADAAKIDVVGVGIVIEKTFQKGSQIIKDRHVQLESLAKIKALTDDGQVEFE is encoded by the coding sequence ATGAAGTTACTTGAAGACAAGATTAGATCAGAAGGAATTGTTTTACCACATAACGTCTTAAAGGTTGATGGCTTCTTAAATCATCAGGTTGATCCACAACTAATGTATGAAATTGGAAAAGAATTTGCACGGTTGTTTAAGGACCAAAAGGTAACTAAAATCCTAACCGTAGAATCTTCAGGAATTGCTCCCGCAGTGATGACCGGATTGGCAATGGACGTTCCGGTGATTTTTGCGCGTAAACACAAGAGTTTAACGCTAAAGGATGATTTATATACTGCGTCAGTTTATTCATACACTAAACAAACTAGCAACCAAATTTCGATTTCTAAACGCTTCATTGATTCTAGCGATCGGGTACTAATTATTGACGACTTCTTAGCTAATGGACAAGCCGTGTCGGGGTTGTTTGATATTGCAGACGCCGCAAAAATCGACGTTGTGGGCGTGGGAATCGTAATTGAAAAGACCTTCCAAAAGGGAAGCCAAATCATCAAGGACCGCCACGTTCAATTAGAATCCTTAGCTAAAATCAAGGCACTAACTGACGATGGACAAGTTGAATTTGAATAA
- a CDS encoding glycoside hydrolase family 73 protein → MAKKKRRRKNNFFYQQGQLKVSSIIGLLLVVCLVVELGMKLRTEATQVTDNLTTTSATAQRHQQFIKTIAPYAQQMQRQYGILPSITMAQAILESDWGQSTLSKKFNNYYGIKGDSDENSRYFKTQEFVNGKWVTVAARFKVYSSWQESMRDHSLLLVNGTNWNPRQYQAVITASDYKQAAQALYDAQYATDPDYPAKLINLIQKYNLNQYDK, encoded by the coding sequence GTGGCGAAGAAAAAACGCAGGCGAAAGAACAACTTTTTTTATCAACAAGGTCAGTTAAAAGTTTCGTCAATTATCGGGTTGCTTTTAGTGGTATGCTTGGTAGTTGAACTGGGAATGAAGCTCCGAACGGAAGCTACCCAGGTTACGGATAATTTGACCACTACCAGTGCCACCGCACAGCGTCACCAACAATTTATTAAAACCATTGCGCCGTATGCTCAACAGATGCAGCGGCAATATGGGATTTTGCCGAGCATTACGATGGCTCAGGCAATTTTAGAATCGGATTGGGGACAAAGTACGCTATCTAAAAAGTTTAATAATTACTACGGAATTAAGGGTGACTCGGACGAAAATAGTCGTTACTTTAAAACGCAGGAATTTGTGAACGGAAAGTGGGTAACGGTGGCGGCCCGGTTTAAAGTTTATTCTTCGTGGCAAGAGTCGATGCGCGATCATTCGTTACTACTGGTTAACGGGACTAATTGGAACCCGCGGCAATACCAAGCGGTAATTACGGCAAGTGACTACAAGCAGGCCGCTCAAGCGCTGTACGATGCACAGTATGCTACGGATCCAGATTATCCAGCCAAGTTAATTAACTTGATTCAAAAGTATAATTTAAATCAATATGATAAATAA
- a CDS encoding ECF transporter S component, protein MQKQNHARKISILALFAAIVIIQNYVPLVGYIPAGMLEITTMHITVIVAAILLGPVDGGIVGGIWGLVDWLRAITVTSSALGNVVMVNPLISIVPRILIGVITGWLVNWLIKTKLPQQVTFLISAVIGSLVNTVLVLSLIYVFYHNGSQVYAALNLKELTPYLLTIAGVNGIPEAIAAGIIAPLLAVPLLKYSKVGQQRFKQ, encoded by the coding sequence ATGCAAAAGCAAAATCATGCACGAAAAATTAGTATTTTAGCTTTATTTGCAGCAATCGTCATTATTCAGAATTACGTTCCTTTAGTTGGTTATATACCAGCAGGAATGTTAGAAATCACGACTATGCACATCACGGTCATCGTAGCGGCAATTCTTTTAGGACCCGTAGATGGTGGAATTGTTGGTGGAATCTGGGGACTAGTTGATTGGTTACGGGCCATTACCGTTACTTCTAGTGCACTAGGCAACGTCGTGATGGTTAATCCGTTGATTTCAATCGTTCCCCGGATCTTAATTGGGGTAATCACCGGATGGCTGGTTAACTGGTTAATTAAGACTAAACTGCCACAACAGGTTACTTTCTTAATCAGCGCCGTGATTGGTTCACTAGTTAACACGGTGTTGGTGTTGAGCTTGATTTATGTTTTCTACCATAACGGTTCGCAAGTCTACGCAGCACTTAATTTAAAAGAGTTAACGCCATATTTACTAACCATTGCTGGCGTGAATGGAATTCCTGAAGCCATTGCTGCCGGAATTATTGCTCCGTTGCTAGCCGTTCCGTTATTAAAGTACTCCAAAGTTGGGCAGCAACGTTTTAAGCAGTAA